In a single window of the Dreissena polymorpha isolate Duluth1 chromosome 3, UMN_Dpol_1.0, whole genome shotgun sequence genome:
- the LOC127874877 gene encoding membrane progestin receptor alpha-B-like has protein sequence MVKQEKYLHVEKVPKGMRLPGITSGYRHMYLPWSYYLKSIVRLHNETVNVWSHLIGCLLLILQMIYYYDIYDRDGSSVRWTLIGHGCCCLVTLFNSAVAHLLHSKSCYVNFLVFLFDYVGVVCWGFGTSILAMYGVSDENIYHALGPNFVIIQLVWTYVTYNFICLSKVWYGHDMEIKTRKLLVVFVIVIQAMSNLLPWLPRYWNCYTSESCSMSSLNHITITCVSFTLMTLAFLFHQPEKAYPGRFDICGSSHQIFHVFVILTMSLQMRALHVDHETRANTHCQPSIYKLAAYIVALNVVCWLTILYYKRFAHRKFKQADNNNKSE, from the coding sequence ATGGTGAAACAGGAGAAATATCTGCACGTGGAAAAGGTCCCGAAGGGAATGCGTCTGCCAGGGATAACTTCCGGTTATCGACATATGTATCTTCCATGGAGCTACTACCTAAAAAGCATTGTCCGTCTACACAACGAGACGGTTAACGTCTGGTCACATTTAATCGGGTGTCTTCTGCTTATCCTTCAAATGATTTATTATTACGACATCTACGATCGCGACGGAAGTTCCGTAAGGTGGACGTTGATTGGACACGGCTGTTGTTGCCTAGTGACACTATTCAACAGCGCCGTTGCGCATCTGCTACATTCGAAGTCATGCTACGTCAATTTTTTAGTATTTCTATTCGATTACGTCGGGGTAGTATGCTGGGGATTTGGGACTTCTATTCTTGCCATGTATGGTGTTTCAGACGAGAATATTTACCATGCGCTGGGACCTAATTTTGTGATCATACAACTAGTATGGACTTACGTTACGTATAACTTCATCTGTCTGTCAAAAGTCTGGTACGGTCATGACATGGAAATTAAGACGAGGAAACTACTCGTTGTGTTTGTCATAGTGATCCAGGCCATGAGCAACTTATTGCCATGGTTACCGCGTTACTGGAATTGCTACACCTCCGAGTCTTGCTCAATGTCTTCGCTGAACCATATTACCATCACGTGTGTGTCTTTCACACTCATGACTTTGGCGTTTCTATTCCATCAGCCAGAAAAGGCGTATCCGGGACGTTTTGACATTTGTGGTTCGAGTCATCAGATTTTCCACGTGTTTGTGATATTGACGATGTCTCTACAGATGCGCGCGCTGCACGTGGATCACGAAACACGCGCGAACACTCATTGTCAGCCGAGCATATACAAACTCGCCGCATATATTGTAGCTTTAAACGTCGTGTGCTGGTTGACCATTCTTTATTACAAACGATTCGCACACAGGAAATTTAAACAAGCTGATAATAACAACAAGTCCGAATAA